One segment of Ipomoea triloba cultivar NCNSP0323 chromosome 12, ASM357664v1 DNA contains the following:
- the LOC116000170 gene encoding protein TRANSPARENT TESTA GLABRA 1, with protein MENSTQGSNLRSENSVTYESPYPIFAMAVSSFAGGAHHGLRRRSVAVGSFLEEYKNRVEILSFEEDTVTLKTNPGLAFDHPYPPTKLMFHPNPTASMKSTDLLVSSGDYLRLWEVREASIEPISTLNNSKTSEYCAPLTSFDWNEVEPRRIGTSSIDTTCTIWDIEKGVVETQLIAHDKEVYDIAWGESGVFASVSADGSVRIFDLRDKEHSTIIYESPHPDTPLLRLAWNKQDLRYMATILMDSNKVVILDIRSPAMPVAELERHNASVNAIAWAPQSSRHISSAGDDGQALIWELPTVAGPNGIDPMSMYSAGAEINQLQWSAAQPDWIAIAFSNKLQMLKV; from the coding sequence ATGGAGAACTCAACCCAAGGCTCGAATCTCAGATCCGAGAATTCCGTGACCTATGAGTCTCCCTACCCCATTTTCGCCATGGCCGTTTCCTCCTTCGCCGGCGGCGCCCACCATGGACTTCGGCGACGCAGCGTCGCCGTCGGCAGCTTCCTCGAAGAGTACAAAAACCGGGTCGAAATCCTCTCCTTCGAAGAAGACACTGTAACTCTCAAAACCAACCCGGGTTTAGCCTTCGATCACCCTTACCCTCCCACGAAACTAATGTTTCACCCTAATCCCACGGCCTCAATGAAATCCACCGATCTTCTAGTCTCCTCCGGCGACTATCTCCGTCTCTGGGAGGTTCGAGAAGCTTCGATTGAACCCATTTCGACTCTCAACAATAGCAAAACCAGTGAATACTGCGCCCCATTGACCTCCTTCGATTGGAACGAGGTTGAGCCGCGGCGAATCGGAACCTCAAGCATCGATACCACGTGTACGATTTGGGACATCGAGAAAGGCGTGGTGGAAACCCAATTAATCGCCCACGATAAAGAGGTGTACGACATAGCCTGGGGGGAATCCGGGGTTTTCGCGTCCGTTTCAGCTGACGGGTCGGTTCGGATCTTCGATTTGAGAGACAAAGAACACTCCACAATCATATACGAGAGCCCCCACCCGGACACCCCTTTGCTCAGATTGGCTTGGAACAAGCAAGATTTAAGGTACATGGCGACAATATTAATGGACAGTAATAAAGTTGTAATCTTGGACATTAGGTCCCCTGCAATGCCCGTGGCTGAGCTGGAGAGACACAATGCTAGTGTGAACGCCATTGCTTGGGCTCCTCAGAGCTCCAGGCACATTTCCTCTGCTGGAGATGATGGGCAAGCCCTAATTTGGGAATTGCCCACAGTTGCAGGCCCTAATGGGATTGACCCCATGTCAATGTACTCAGCTGGGGCTGAGATTAACCAGCTTCAGTGGTCTGCTGCACAGCCTGATTGGATTGCCATCGCGTTTTCTAACAAGCTTCAGATGCTAAAAGTGTAA
- the LOC116000356 gene encoding caffeic acid 3-O-methyltransferase produces the protein MGSTGNDSPMTNRVESDEDASLFAMQLASASVLPMVLKSAIELDLLELIAKAGPGAAVSPSELAAQLPTTNPDAPVMLDRILRLLCTYSVLNCSLRTLPDGRVDRLYSSTPVCKYLTKNADGVSMAPLLLMNQDKVLMESWYHLKDAVLEGGIPFNKAYGMTAFEYHGTNPRFNKVFNRGMSDHSTITMKKILEDYKGFEGLKSLVDVGGGTGATLNMILSKYPNIKGINFDLPHVIEDAPKYPGIEHVGGDMFVSVPKGDAIFMKWICHDWSDAHCLKFLKNCYDALPENGKVIVAECNLPEAPDTSLATKNVVHIDVIMLAHNPGGKERTQKEFEALAMGSGFRHFRKACCAVNTWIMEFCK, from the exons ATGGGTTCGACCGGAAACGACAGCCCGATGACGAACCGGGTCGAGTCGGACGAAGACGCCAGTTTATTCGCTATGCAGCTCGCCAGCGCCTCTGTTCTCCCTATGGTCCTCAAATCCGCCATAGAGCTCGACCTTCTGGAGCTCATAGCCAAAGCCGGCCCGGGAGCCGCTGTCTCCCCTTCGGAACTCGCGGCTCAGCTCCCCACCACTAACCCGGACGCCCCCGTCATGCTGGACCGGATTCTCCGCCTCCTCTGCACCTACTCCGTCCTCAACTGCTCTCTCCGCACCCTCCCCGACGGCCGGGTCGACCGGCTCTACAGCTCGACCCCGGTTTGTAAGTATTTGACCAAAAACGCCGACGGCGTTTCCATGGCGCCGCTTCTCCTCATGAATCAAGATAAAGTCCTCATGGAAAGCTG GTACCACTTAAAAGATGCTGTGCTTGAGGGCGGAATTCCATTCAACAAGGCCTATGGAATGACTGCATTTGAGTACCACGGAACAAATCCAAGATTCAACAAGGTTTTCAACCGTGGAATGTCTGACCACTCCACAATTACCATGAAGAAGATTCTCGAGGATTACAAAGGATTCGAGGGCCTCAAATCCCTAGTGGATGTTGGTGGTGGAACTGGTGCCACGCTTAACATGATACTCTCCAAATATCCCAACATTAAGGGCATCAACTTCGATTTGCCTCATGTTATTGAAGATGCTCCTAAATATCCCG GAATTGAGCACGTTGGAGGAGACATGTTCGTTAGCGTGCCTAAGGGGGATGCCATTTTCATGAAG TGGATCTGTCACGACTGGAGCGACGCCCACTGCCTGAAATTCTTGAAGAACTGCTACGACGCCCTTCCAGAAAACGGCAAAGTGATCGTGGCAGAGTGCAACCTTCCAGAAGCTCCGGACACCTCGCTGGCGACCAAGAATGTTGTCCACATTGACGTTATCATGTTGGCGCATAATCCCGGCGGCAAAGAGAGAACCCAGAAGGAATTCGAGGCGCTGGCGATGGGCTCAGGTTTCCGACACTTCCGCAAGGCTTGCTGCGCCGTCAACACTTGGATCATGGAATTCTGCAAGTGA
- the LOC115998210 gene encoding subtilisin-like protease SBT3.4 yields the protein MLPPAMRSSTSLLLVSTLLFLTIEDVIPILAKGETKVHIVYMGRRQHDDDAEITTSIHLETLASILGSQEAAAESIIYSYRHGFSGFAAKLTKSQAQKIAELPGVVHVIPNHSYKVHTTRSWDYLGLSAHSPRMNLLGETKMGDGVIIGVLDTGIWPESVSFSDKGLGPIPSKWKGHCEAGKLFNPATTCNKKVIGAKFFIKGVEAELGRKLENDTEFLSSELMSPRDMQGHGTHTSSTAAGSFAPNASYKGLGFGTARGGAPRARIAMYKVCWNFGDLPCTSADIIQAIDEAIHDRVDVLSLSLGSDTPQFSDVDIRSGIAFAAFQAVEHGITVVCSGGNSGPIPQTITNTPPWILTVAASTTDRSFPTLLTLGNQKTIVGESMFTGKKTGFHSLIYPESTDPATHSYCNTITANSTWVAGKIVLCFHVKGEETELTFNLISTREAVEEAGGIGVIIAKNPTRTMDFFTSEFPVISVSFDNAIRILNYIRSSKNPRAQLSPSRTHVGKPITTRIASFSSRGPNSFAPAILKPDIAAPGTNILAAVPPLNTPPYAIESGTSMAAPHVSGIVALLKSLHPNWSPAAIKSALITTAWTADPHSGDPITAEGDTNKPADPFDYGGGIVNPNAAKDPGLVFDMGTFDYILYLCAMGYNSTSINNLTENPSSCPSKKPSLLDINLPSVTIPSLRNSITVTRTVTNVGPVNSRYKPIMESPPGITISVKPETLVFNSMAKQISFTVTITTSHKYNTDFCFGSLTWSDGVHRVRTPISVRTEFPEMIYS from the exons ATGTTGCCACCTGCAATGAGGAGCAGCACCTCTCTTCTCTTAGTTTCTACACTGCTTTTCTTGACCATTGAGGATGTTATCCCAATTCTGGCAAAGGGTGAAACAAAA GTGCACATTGTTTACATGGGAAGAAGGCAGcatgatgatgatgcagaaaTCACAACATCAATCCACCTCGAAACGCTTGCTTCGATCCTTGGAAG TCAAGAAGCAGCAGCAGAGTCCATCATCTACAGTTACAGACATGGCTTCTCAGGTTTTGCAGCAAAGTTGACAAAATCTCAAGCCCAAAAGATTGCAG AGCTACCCGGTGTGGTTCATGTCATCCCGAATCACTCCTACAAGGTGCACACAACTAGGAGCTGGGATTACCTCGGCCTCTCTGCGCATTCTCCTCGAATGAACCTCCTAGGAGAAACGAAAATGGGGGATGGTGTCATCATTGGAGTCCTCGACACAG GAATATGGCCAGAGAGTGTTTCCTTTAGTGACAAAGGCTTAGGGCCAATCCCTTCAAAGTGGAAGGGCCATTGTGAAGCTGGAAAACTTTTCAATCCAGCCACTACTTGCAACAAGAAGGTAATTGGGGCAAAGTTCTTCATCAAAGGTGTGGAAGCTGAGCTGGGAAGGAAGTTAGAAAACGACACCGAATTCCTGAGCTCTGAGCTAATGTCCCCGCGGGATATGCAAGGTCATGGCACACACACTTCGAGCACTGCAGCAGGATCTTTTGCGCCTAATGCAAGCTACAAAGGGCTCGGGTTTGGGACAGCGAGGGGCGGTGCCCCTCGGGCTAGGATAGCAATGTACAAAGTGTGTTGGAATTTCGGGGACCTGCCATGTACATCTGCAGACATAATCCAAGCCATTGATGAGGCCATTCATGACAGAGTTGATGTTTTATCACTCTCCCTCGGGTCTGATACGCCTCAGTTCTCAGACGTTGATATTCGCAGTGGAATTGCATTTGCAGCATTCCAGGCCGTTGAACACGGAATAACAGTCGTCTGTTCGGGGGGAAATTCAGGCCCGATTCCTCAAACAATCACAAACACTCCACCATGGATCTTGACAGTTGCAGCTTCCACAACTGATAGGTCATTTCCCACCCTCCTCACATTGGGAAACCAGAAAACCATAGTA GGAGAATCTATGTTTACAGGAAAGAAAACTGGATTCCATAGCTTGATTTACCCAGAATCCACTGATCCTGCAACTCACAG TTACTGCAACACTATAACTGCAAATAGTACTTGGGTGGCTGGGAAAATCGTGCTATGCTTCCACGTGAAAGGCGAAGAAACTGAATTGACATTCAACTTAATATCAACCCGAGAAGCGGTAGAGGAAGCCGGAGGGATTGGAGTGATCATAGCTAAGAATCCCACTAGAACCATGGATTTTTTCACCTCAGAGTTTCCAGTCATTAGTGTAAGCTTTGATAATGCAATTCGAATCCTGAATTATATCAGGTCATCCAAGAACCCGCGGGCACAGCTCAGTCCTTCAAGAACTCATGTCGGTAAGCCCATCACAACACGCATTGCATCCTTCTCGTCTCGAGGCCCGAATTCCTTTGCTCCTGCAATACTCAAG CCCGATATAGCAGCCCCGGGAACAAATATTCTTGCAGCTGTTCCACCTCTGAATACCCCTCCATATGCAATTGAATCTGGAACTTCCATGGCAGCTCCCCATGTTTCTGGAATTGTTGCATTGCTCAAATCATTACACCCGAATTGGTCCCCCGCCGCCATAAAATCTGCACTTATCACAACAG CATGGACTGCAGACCCTCATTCAGGAGACCCCATTACTGCAGAAGGAGACACAAACAAACCCGCAGATCCATTCGACTATGGAGGTGGAATTGTGAATCCAAATGCAGCCAAAGATCCCGGCCTGGTTTTCGACATGGGAACGTTCGACTACATTCTGTATCTCTGTGCCATGGGCTATAACTCAACCTCCATTAATAACCTCACTGAAAACCCATCATCATGCCCTTCCAAAAAACCTTCACTTCTTGATATAAATCTCCCCTCTGTAACCATTCCCAGTCTCAGAAACTCAATCACTGTCACAAGAACTGTCACTAATGTTGGACCTGTGAACTCCAGATACAAACCAATCATGGAATCTCCCCCAGGAATAACCATATCAGTAAAGCCTGAAACTTTGGTCTTCAACTCCATGGCTAAACAGATCTCTTTCACTGTCACTATCACCACAAGCCATAAATACAACACTGATTTCTGTTTTGGGAGCTTGACTTGGAGTGATGGAGTGCATAGAGTCAGAACCCCCATATCTGTTAGAACTGAGTTTCCAGAAATGATTTACAGCTAG
- the LOC116000219 gene encoding two-component response regulator-like APRR5 encodes MAETEANGGDGGAGTELEVQETEQIEVIEPKQGKNDGAEPPPPPPAAALRWERFLPKMVLRVLLVEADDSTRQIIAALLRKCSYRVAAVPDGLKAWEVLKERPSNVDLILTEVELPSISGYALLTLIMEHEICKNIPVIMMSSNDSVSMVYKCMLRGAADFLVKPVRKNELRNLWQHVWRRQAANRIDNLNGPVSPTRNEDCNEKGSDDENSCVKLEMEIGGENTEHVEESEQRFRGSSLPIHLQKQEQEDHNRVGDGDDNDNVNVNDDEDDPGYLKSSKQAIDLIGAFDNSPKCDYRSSCSKDSADKVESLPPLDLSLTRYPSGSMNRLNHSDASAFTRYINKSVQPRNSMSPKTCNRHEDCGTDSDKHLSVHNLDGPTMKFHTLMQQARAEPGSNEIGLPIPVRGVGFKGLGNAHSSMMSSPMQSPGSAGCPDSQFQTPLFHLLNHQGVSFQQSCGLVDQNTDNDTSQSKKKEENHSEPADDQGHFSSFTDQSANSRTSVPLIKSTAECEKAPLGQDGSYQQSQREAALTKFRLKRKDRCFEKKVRYESRKKLAEQRPRVKGQFVRQQPK; translated from the exons ATGGCTGAAACGGAGGCCAACGGCGGCGATGGCGGCGCCGGAACGGAGCTGGAAGTTCAAGAAACAGAGCAGATTGAAGTAATCGAGCCGAAACAGGGGAAAAATGACGGCGcagaaccgccgccgccgccgcctgcggCGGCGTTGAGGTGGGAGAGGTTTTTGCCGAAGATGGTGCTCAGAGTTTTGTTGGTGGAAGCTGATGATTCTACTCGGCAGATCATTGCTGCTCTTCTCAGAAAATGCAGTTATAGAG TTGCTGCAGTTCCTGATGGTCTGAAGGCATGGGAGGTGCTGAAAGAAAGGCCCAGCAATGTAGACCTAATCTTGACAGAAGTTGAGCTGCCATCTATCTCTGGATATGCTCTTCTCACCTTAATCATGGAGCATGAAATCTGCAAAAACATTCCTGTGATAA TGATGTCTTCGAATGATTCGGTTAGTATGGTGTATAAATGCATGTTGAGAGGAGCAGCAGACTTTCTtgtgaagcctgtgaggaagaaTGAGCTGAGGAACTTGTGGCAGCATGTGTGGAGGAGACAAGCTGCAAACAGAATTGATAATCTTAATGGTCCAGTTTCTCCTACTAGGAATGAGGATTGCAATGAAAAAGGGAGTGATGATGAG AACTCGTGCGTTAAGCTCGAGATGGAGATCGGAGGAGAAAACACAGAGCACGTCGAGGAATCTGAACAGAGATTTCGGGGCAGTTCTCTTCCTATTCATCTACAGAAACAAGAGCAGGAGGATCATAATCGAGTTGGAG atggtgatgataatgataatgttaatgttaatgatgatgaggatgatccTGGTTACCTGAAATCTTCCAAACAAGCCATTGATTTAATCGGAGCATTCGACAATTCCCCGAAATGTGATTACAGAAGTTCTTGTTCTAAAGATAGTGCAGACAAGGTTGAGTCTTTACCCCCATTGGATCTTTCCTTGACAAGATATCCCAGTGGCTCTATGAACAGATTAAACCACTCAGATGCGTCAGCTTTTACTCG GTACATTAACAAAAGTGTGCAGCCCAGAAACTCGATGTCCCCCAAGACTTGCAATCGACACGAGGACTGTGGAACAGATTCTGATAAGCACCTGTCTGTTCACAATCTCGATGGTCCAACGATGAAATTCCACACACTTATGCAACAGGCGAGAGCTGAGCCTGGGAGCAACGAAATTGGGCTTCCGATTCCAGTGAGAGGTGTGGGGTTTAAGGGTCTAGGAAATGCCCACAGTTCCATGATGTCTTCTCCTATGCAGAGCCCCGGTTCAGCAGGCTGCCCGGATTCTCAATTTCAGACGCCTTTGTTTCATCTATTAAACCATCAAGGTGTGAGTTTTCAGCAGTCGTGTGGGCTCGTTGATCAGAACACTGATAACGACACCAGTCAGTccaagaaaaaagaagagaaccACTCAGAACCTGCAGATGATCAAGGACATTTTTCATCGTTTACTGATCAAAGTGCAAATAGCAGAACCTCGGTTCCATTAATTAAATCTACAGCCGAGTGTGAAAAAGCTCCTCTTGGTCAGGACGGGAGCTATCAACAATCCCAACGAGAAGCAGCTCTTACCAAATTCCGATTGAAAAGGAAAGACAGATGCTTTGAAAAGAAG GTAAGATATGAAAGCAGGAAAAAGCTTGCAGAGCAGCGCCCTCGAGTGAAGGGACAGTTTGTTCGCCAACAGCCAAAGTGA